From Gopherus flavomarginatus isolate rGopFla2 chromosome 7, rGopFla2.mat.asm, whole genome shotgun sequence, the proteins below share one genomic window:
- the ECSCR gene encoding endothelial cell-specific chemotaxis regulator — MPRITAGVTAASNVLTLITPTPRPSKQTTEGHLSGPADGKSKSASTSAGALKQETSTTIASDWSTGPSLPDPTPTEDKSALMVAAFGVISFIVILVVVVIVLASVVSLRFKCNRSKDAEDKQKPGSSMVSESSCSPATAKDSITLISMKNLSMNNSTSYPSSEKVL; from the exons ATGCCACGAATCACAGCTGGCGTCACAGCAG CTTCAAATGTGTTGACTTTAATTACACCAACTCCCAGGCCCTCAAAGCAGACAACAGAAGGCCATCTGTCCGGCCCAGCTGATGGAAAATCAAAATCGGCATCGACATCAGCTG GTGCTTTGAAACAAGAGACCTCTACAACCATTGCCTCTGACTGGAGCACAGGACCTTCCCTCCCAGACCCTACCCCAACGGAGGACAAATCAGCTCTGATGGTGGCAGCGTTTG GTGTCATCAGCTTCATAGTCATTCTGGTAGTTGTTGTTATCGTCCTGGCCAGCGTGGTCAGTCTGAGATTCAAGTGTAACCGTTCCAAAGATGCAGAAG ATAAACAGAAGCCGGGGAGCTCCATGGTATCTGAAAG CAGTTGCTCTCCTGCTACAGCCAAAGACAGCATCACTCTGATCTCCATGAAGAACTTAAGCATGAACAACAGTACAAGTTACCCCTCTTCAGAAAAG GTGTTATGA